A window of Streptomyces broussonetiae genomic DNA:
GGAGTTCTTCTGGCCGCTGGTCGAGGGGGCCACCCTGGTGGTGGCACGGCCCGACGGGCACAAGGACCCCGGGTACCTCGCGGAGATCATCCGGGAACAGCGGATCTCCACCCTGCACTTCGTCCCCTCCATGCTCCAGGCGTTCCTGGCCCGCGCCCCGTTCGTCGAGCCCTTCCCCGCCCTGCGCCGGGTCGTCTGCAGCGGCGAGGCGCTGCCCCGCGAGACCCAGCGCCAGTTCTTCGCCGCACTCCCGGAGGTGGAGCTGCACAACCTGTACGGCCCGACCGAGGCGTCCGTCGACGTCACCGCCTGGAGTTGCGCGCCGGACGACGAGGGCGACAGCGTGCCGATCGGCGCGCCCGTGTGGAACACCCGCGCCTACGTCCTCGACGCGGCGCTGCGCCCCGTGCCGGCGGGTGTACCGGGCGAGCTGTACCTCTCCGGAGTCCAACTGGCCCGCGGATATCTCCACCGCAGCGCGCTGACGGGCGAGCGGTTCGTCGCCGATCCCTTCCGCGACGGCGAACGGATGTACCGGACCGGCGACCTGGCCCGGTGGCGGGACGACGGCAACCTGATCTTCCTGGGGCGCTCCGACGACCAGGTCAAGATCCGTGGTTTCCGCGTTGAACTCGGCGAGATCGAGGCGGCCCTCTCCGACCTCGACGAGGTGACGCAGGCGGCGGTGATCCTGCGACCGGACGGCCCGGGCGGCAGCCAGCTCGTCGGCTACGTGACCCTGCGACCCGGCACCGAGGCACACCCCGCCGGCCTGCGCCGCGCGCTGGTGGACCGGCTGCCGGAGTACATGATCCCGGCCGCCGTGGTGGTCATGACCGACCTGCCGACCACCGCCAACGGCAAGCTGGACCGCCGTGCCCTGCCCGCACCGGACTACGCCGGCCTCACCGCGAAGGCCGCCGCCCGCAACGAGGCCGAGGAGATCCTGTGCCGGGCCTTCGCCGAGGTGCTCGGCCTGGAGACCGTCGGCGTCACCGACAACTTCTTCGACCTCGGCGGCGACAGCATCGTCGCGATGCGCCTCGTCTCCCGGGCCCGCGCCCACGGCCTGCTCCTCACCGCCGAGGACGTCTTCGCGTGCAAGACCGTCGAGGCGCTCGCGCCGTGTGCCACGGCCATCGGGACGGGCGGCGACGACGAGGCGGCTCCGGTGGGGGACGTCCCCGCCACTCCGATCATGGAATGGCTGCGCGACCGTGGTGAACTCATCGACCGCTTCGGCCAGTTCGCCCTCGTGCAGACCCCGGCCGGAGTCCGTGCAGACCATCTAGGCACCGCGCTGCGCGCCCTGCGCACCCACCACGACGTCCTGCGGGCCCGACTGGACCGCTCCCCGTCATGGCGACTCCACGTCCCCGACGCCGCCGATGCCGCTGATCCCGCCGAAGTCGTCGACGTCGTCCAGGTCGCGGACCTCGACGAGGAAGCCCTGGCCGCCACCATCGCCACCCACAGGGAAGCCGCGGCGGGCCGCCTGAGGCCGGACGACGGCGTGATGGTCCAGGCGGTCTGGTTCGACGCCGGAAGCGCACGCCCCGGCAGGTTGCTGCTCGTCCTGCACCACCTGGTGGTCGACGGCGTCTCCTGGCGTCTCCTGCTCGACGACCTCGAGAGCGCCTACCGCGCCGTGGCGGCCGGCCGCACCCCCGACCTCGGCGCGCGCGGCACCTCCTTCCGCGGCTGGGCCCTTGGGCTCGCGGACGAGGCCCGCTCCCCCCGGCGGGTCGCCGAACTCGCGGCCTGGACCGCCCAGCTCGCCCGCCCCGCGCCGCTGCTGCCGGCCGGTGACCGGCTCGATCCGGGCCGGGACACCGTGGCCCAACTCGTCTCCCTCGACACCGCACTCGAGCCGCACCTGACCGAACCGCTCCTGACCACGGTGCCGTCCAGGATCAACGGAGCCGTCACCGACGTCCTGCTGACCGCACTGATGATGGCGGTCCCGCAGTGGCGCGGCGCGGGCGAGCCCGGGGACGGACGGCTCACCGTCGCCCTGGAAGGCCACGGCCGCGTACCGATCAGCGAGACGCACGACCTGTCCCGGACCGTGGGCTGGTTCACCTCGCTTTACCCGGTCACGCTCGGCCTCGACCCGGCCGTCGCGCGGGCCGCGAACCACGGGGGCGCCGCCGCGGACGACGCTCTCAAGCAGATCAAGGAGCAGCTCCGCACCGTCCCCGGCGACGGCATCGGATACGGACTGCTGCGTCACCACAACCCGGACACCGCCGCCGAACTGGCGGAACGTCCCGGACCCGACGTGGGCTTCAACTACCTCGGCCGCTTCGACGCCGCCGCCACCGACCCGCACAGCTGGGGCCTCGCGCCCGGCGAGGCCCTCGGCGAGATCACCGAACCCGCCATGCCCGCCGCGTACCAGCTGGACATCAACGTCATGGTGCGGGACGGAGCGGACGGCCGCCGCCTGATCACGCGATGGACCTGGCCCAAGGCCCTCATCACCGAGGAAGCGGCCACCCGCCTCACCGACCTCTGGAAGCGCTGCCTGGAAGCGCTCATCACCAGCGCGGAGCAGTCGGACAAGGCCGTTCAGACTCCGTCGGACCTCACCTTGAACACCCTCAGCCAGAACGAACTCGACGCACTTGAAGACGAGTTGGCCCGAGAATGGGAGATTGCCCAGTGAAGCAGTCGCGCATCGAAGACGTCCTTCCGCTCTCGCCCCTGCAGGCCGGCCTGCTCTTCCACGCGCAGTACGACGAGACCGCTCCCGACGTCTACACCGTGCAGTTCGCCCTCTCGCTGAGCGGCCCGCTCGACGTTCCCGCCCTGCGCGGGGCCGCGGCCCGGCTGCTGGAGCGCCACCCCAGCCTGCGAGCCGGCTTCCGAGCCCGCCGTGACGGCGAGCCCGTCCAGGTGGTGCACCGCACCGTCCCGCTGACCTTTGCCGAGCACGACCTGCGTGCCCTGGACCCGGCGGACCGCCCCCGGGAGCAGGAGCGCCTGGTCGCCGAGGACCGCGCCTGCCGCTTCGACCCGGCCGTCCCGCCGCTCCTGCGGTTCACCCTGATCCGCCTGACCGACGACAGCCACGTCCTGCTGCTCACCAACCACCACATCCTCCTCGACGGGTGGTCGATGCCCCTGCTCATCGAGGACCTCCTGCGTCTGTACGCCGACCCCGACGGCCGCGACCTGCCGGTCCCCGTCCCGCACCGCGGCTACCTGGCCTGGCTGATGCGCGAGGACGCGGCGGCGCACAAGGCGGCCTGGGGCGAACTCCTCGACGGCGTGACGGAGGCGACCCTGCTGGCGCCCGACGTCCCCGCGGACGCCGACAAGACCCCGCGCAACCACGTCGCCCAGCTCCCGGCCGAACTCACCGAAGAACTCACCACGTTCGCCCGATCGCACGGCCTGACTGCCAACACGGTGGTGCAGGGCGCCTGGTCCCTCCTGCTGGCCCACCACACCGGCCGCGACGACGTCCTGTTCGGCACCACTCTCGCGGGCCGCCCCGCCGAGGTCCCCGGCGCCGAGTCCATGGTCGGCCTGTTCATCAACACCGTCCCGGTACGCGCACGGATCCGTCCGGACGAGAAGGTGCTGTCGCTGCTCGAACGCCTCCAGCAGCAGAGCCTGCGCATGGCGCGACACCAGTACGTCGGTCTCGCCGACATCCAGCGCACCGCCGGCCTGGGCGAACTCTTCGACTCCCTGGTGGTCTTCGAGAACTTCCCGCACGAGCTGGACTCGGCGATCCCCGGCACCGAGCTGCGCCTGGCCGGGGTGGAGCCGCACGACGCCACGCACTACCCCCTGGCCCTGGTGATGGCCCCCGGCCCGCGGCTCACCCTGCGGTTCAACTACCAGTCGGGTGCCCTGGACCAGGGTGAGGTGGAGGCCGTCGCGGACCGCCTCATCAGGGTCATCACCTCGATCATCCGTGACCCGGCACAGCCCGTCGCGGCCGTCGAGGTGCTGGGTGGGGCGGAGCGTCACCGTGTTCTGGTGGAGTGGAACGAGACGGGGGCGGGGGTTGAGCCGTGCACGTTGCCCGGGTTGTTCGAGCGTCAGGTGGGTCTGACTCCGGATGCTGTGGCGTTGGTGTGCGGTGGTGTGGAGTTGTCGTATGCGGAGGTGAATGAGCGGGCGAATCGTCTGGCGCGGTTGCTGGTCGGGCGTGGTGTGGGTGCGGAGCGGTTTGTTGCTGTGGTGATGCCGCGGTCGGTGGAGCTGGTGGTGGCTCTGTTGGCGGTGGTGAAGGCCGGTGGTGCGTACGTGCCGGTTGATCCGGGGTATCCGGCTGAGCGGATGGCGTTCATGGTGGCTGATGCGGCGCCGGTGGTGGTGCTGACGTTGGACGGTGTGGACGTGGGTGACGTCGGTGGTGTCGACGTGGTGGTCGTGGATGATCCCGCGGTGGTGGGGCAGGTGGCGGGGCTGTCGGCGGCGGATGTCGTGGATGGTGAGCGGGGTGGGGCTCTCAGGGTGGAGCACCCGGCGTACGTCATCTACACGTCCGGTTCGACGGGTCGTCCCAAGGGTGTCGTCGTCACCCACCACGGCATCGCCCACCTGACCGTCTCCGAGATCGACCGCTTCGACGTGGACGCCTCCAGCCGCGTCCTCCAGTTCTCGTCACCGAGCTTCGACGCCTCGGTGCTCGAGGTGTGCATGAGTCTCCTGGCGGGCGCTGCACTCGTCGTCCCCACGACCGACGTCCTGGCGGGCGAGGAACTGGGCGCCCTCCTCGCCGAGGCCCGGATCACCCACGCGCTGATCTCTCCCATGGCACTCGCCAGCGTCCCGTCGGCCGAACTCCCCGCGTTCCGCAGCCTCGTCGTCGGCGGCGAGGCCACCAGCGCCGAGGTGGTGGAGCGTTGGTCGGTGGGTCGTCGGATGGTGAATGCGTATGGGCCGACGGAGTCGACGGTGTGTGTGTCGATGAGTGGTCCGTTGGCTGGTGGTGGTGTGGTGCCGATCGGTCGTCCGGTGGTGGGGACGCGGGTGTTTGTGTTGGATGGTGGTTTGCGGCCGGTGGCTGTGGGTGTGGTGGGTGAGTTGTATGTGGCTGGTGCTGGTTTGGCTCGGGGGTATTGGGGTCGGGCTGGTCTGACGGCTGAGCGGTTTGTGGCGTGTCCGTTCGGTGGTCCGGGTGAGCGTATGTATCGCACGGGTGATCTGGTGCGGTGGTTGCCTGATGGGAATCTGGTGTTTGTGGGCCGGGTTGATGATCAGGTGAAGGTGCGTGGTTTCCGGATCGAGTTGGGTGAGGTCGAGTCGGCGTTGCTGGCTGCTCCTGGTGTGGGGCAGGCGGTGGTGGTGGTGCGTGAGGACCGGCCGGGGGACAAGCGGCTGGTGGGTTATGTGGTTGGTTCCGCCGGTGGTGTTGATGGTGGTGGGGTGCGTGCGTTTGTGGGTCGTTCGCTGCCGGGTTACATGGTGCCGTCGGCTGTGGTGGTGCTTGACGGGTTGCCGTTGACGCCGAATGGGAAGTTGGACCGGCGTGCGCTTCCGGTGCCGGATTTCTCGGCTGGTGGGTTGTCGGGTGGTGGGCGTGGGGTGCGTAGTCCGCAGGAGGAGATCCTGTGTGGTTTGTTTGCTGAGGTGTTGGGTCTGGATTCGGTGGGGGTGGAGGACAACTTCTTCGATCTGGGTGGGCATTCGTTGCTGGCGACGCGTTTGGTGTCGCGGGTGCGGTCTTCGTTCGGGGCGGAGTTGGCGATTCGGGCGTTGTTCGAGGCGCCTACGGTGGCGGAGCTGGCGGTGCGGTTGTCGGGTTCGCCGGGTGCGCGTCGGGCGTTGGGGGTGGTGGAGCGGCCGGGTGTGGTGCCGTTGTCCTTTGCTCAGCGCAGGTTGTGGTTCTTGAACCGGATGGAGCCGGAGTCGGCGGCGTACAACATTCCTGGTGCGCTGCGTTTGTCGGGTGTGGTGGATGTGGGGGTTGTTCGGGCTGCGCTGGCGGATGTGGTGGGTCGTCATGAGAGCCTGCGGACGGTTTTCGCCGAGGCCGGCGACGGTGAACCCTGCCAGATCCTGATCGACGTGGACGCCGCGGCGCCGGTCGTACCGGTCGTGCCCGTGGCCGACATGGAGGCCCTGTACGCCTCGATGGCGGTCGAGGCGGGTCGTGGTTTTGATCTGTCGGTGGAGGCGCCGTTGCGTGCGGTGTTGTTCGATCTGCCGGGTGATGAGTTCGTGTTGTTGTTCGTGCTGCATCACATTGCCGGGGACGGGTGGTCGGTGGCGCCGTTGGCTGCTGATTTCTCGCAGGCGTATCGGGCGCGGGCCGAGGGGCGGGTTCCGGGCTGGGAGCCGTTGCCGGTGCAGTACGCCGACTACACGTTGTGGCAGCGTGAGGTCCTTGGCCGGGAGGAGGATCCGCAGAGCCCGATCGCCGCTCAGCTTGCGTACTGGCGTGAGCAGCTGGCGGGCGTGCCGCAGGAGTTGGCGTTGCCGGTGGATCGTTCGCGTCCGGTGGTGTCGAGTTACCGTGGTGACGCGGTGACGTTCACGGTGGATGCCGAGTTGTACCGGGGTCTGGGTGAGCTGGCGCGTCGGTCGCAGGCCAGTGTGTTCATGGTGGTCCAGGCCGGTCTGTCGATGCTGCTCAGCCGTCTGGGTGCGGGTGAGGACATCGTGCTGGGCACGGCTGTGGCCGGTCGTACGGATGAGGCGCTGGACCGGCTGATCGGTTTCTTCATCAACACTCTGGTGCTGCGTGCCGATCTGTCGGGTGATCCTGAGGTGGCCGAGCTGATCGGCCGGGTCCGGGAGAGCGACCTGGCGGCCTATGCCAACCAGGACGTGCCCTTCGAGCGGCTGGTGGAGGTCCTCAACCCGGACCGCTCCCTGTCCCGCCACCCCCTCTTCCAGACCATGCTGGTCTTCCAGAACGTCCCCGAGGCCGGCATCGACCTGCCCGGTGTACGCAGCGTGATGGAGGCGGTCGAGTCCAGCTCGATCAAGTACGACCTCGCGTGGACCTTCTCCGAGTCGCGCGCCGCCGATGACTCCGTCACCCTGAACGGGCACCTCCAGTTCAGCCTGGACCTGTTCGACCGGGCCACGGTCGAGGCGCTCGCCCAGCGGCTGCTGCTCGTGCTCAAGGCGATGGTCACCGACCCGACGGCCCGCATGAGCAGCATCGAGGTACTGGGTGAGGCGGAGCGTCACCGCGTCCTGGTGGAGTGGAACGAGACGGGGGCGGTGGTCGAGCCGGCCACGCTGCCCGAACTCATCCAGAAACAGGTGGAGTTGACGCCGGACGCCGTAGCGGTGGTCGCCGGTGGCGTCGAGTTGTCGTATGCGGAGCTGAACGAGCGGGCGAATCGCCTGGCGCGGTTCCTGATCGGGCGTGGCGTGGGCCCGGAGCGCTTCGTGGCCGTCGAGATGCCCCGGTCGGTGGAGCTGGTGGTGGCCCTGCTCGCGGTGGCCAAGGCCGGTGGCGCGTACGTGCCGGTTGATCCCGAATACCCCGCCGAGCGGATCGCGTTCATGATGGCTGACGCGGCGCCCGTGGCGCTGCTGACGCTGGAAGGCGTGGACGTGGGCGAAGCCGGCGGGACCGACGTCGTGGTCCTGGACGATCCCGCGGTGGTCCGGCAGGTGGCCGAGCAGCCGGCAGCGGACGTCACGGACGACGAACGCAGTGCCTCCCTTCGCGAGCAGCACCCGGTCTACGTCATCTACACCTCCGGCTCGACCGGCCGCCCCAAGGGCGTCGTCATCGAGCACCGCAGCGTGGTGGACTACCTCTCCTACACCCGCAAGACCTACCCCGCTGCCGAGGGCGTCGCGCTGGTGCACTCCCCGGTCGCCTTCGACCTGACCGTGACGGCGCTCTACACCCCGCTGGTGTCCGGGGGCCGGATCGTCCTGGCCGGCCTCGAGGACGAGGACACCGAGACGGCGGCGCTTCTCAGCGAGACGCCCAACACCTTCCTCAAGGCGACGCCGAGCCACCTGCCGCTGCTGGAGAACCTGCCCTCGGACTACTCGCCGTCCGGGCACCTGCTGCTCGGCGGTGAAGCCCTGCACAGCGAGGCATTGCACAAGTGGCGTGCGCAGCACCCCGACGCCGTCGTCAGCAACGTGTACGGTCCCACCGAAGCCACGGTCAACTGCACCGAGTTCCGCATCGAACCCGGCCGGAAACTCCCCGACGGCATCGTGCCGATCGGCCGTCCCCAGTCCAATGCGCGGGTGTTTGTGTTGGATGGTGGTTTGCGGCCGGTGGCTGTGGGTGTGGTGGGTGAGTTGTATGTGGCTGGTGCTGGTTTGGCTCGGGGGTATTGGGGTCGGGCTGGTCTGACGGCTGAGCGGTTTGTGGCGTGTCCGTTCGGTGGTCCGGGTGAGCGTATGTATCGCACGGGTGATCTGGTGCGGTGGTTGCCTGATGGGAATCTGGTGTTTGTGGGCCGGGTTGATGATCAGGTGAAGGTGCGTGGTTTCCGGATCGAGTTGGGTGAGGTCGAGTCGGCGTTGCTGGCTGCTCCTGGTGTGGGGCAGGCGGTGGTGGTGGTGCGTGAGGACCGGCCGGGGGACAAGCGGCTGGTGGGTTATGTGGTTGGTTCCGCCGGTGGTGTTGATGGTGGTGGGGTGCGTGCGTTTGTGGGTCGTTCGCTGCCGGGTTACATGGTGCCGTCGGCTGTGGTGGTGCTTGACGGGTTGCCGTTGACGCCGAATGGGAAGTTGGACCGGCGTGCGCTTCCGGTGCCGGATTTCTCGGCTGGTGGGTTGTCGGGTGGTGGGCGTGGGGTGCGTAGTCCGCAGGAGGAGATCCTGTGTGGTTTGTTTGCTGAGGTGTTGGGTCTGGATTCGGTGGGGGTGGAGGACAACTTCTTCGATCTGGGTGGGCATTCGTTGCTGGCGACGCGTTTGGTGTCGCGGGTGCGGTCTTCGTTCGGGGCGGAGTTGGCGATTCGGGCGTTGTTCGAGGCGCCTACGGTGGCGGAGCTGGCGGTGCGGTTGTCGGGTTCGCCGGGTGCGCGTCGGGCGTTGGGGGTGGTGGAGCGGCCGGGTGTGGTGCCGTTGTCCTTTGCTCAGCGCAGGTTGTGGTTCTTGAACCGGATGGAGCCGGAGTCGGCGGCGTACAACATTCCTGGTGCGCTGCGTTTGTCGGGTGTGGTGGATGTGGGGGTTGTTCGGGCTGCGCTGGCGGATGTGGTGGGTCGTCATGAGAGCCTGCGGACGGTTTTCGCCGAGGCCGGCGACGGTGAACCCTGCCAGATCCTGATCGACGTGGACGCCGCGGCGCCGGTCGTACCGGTCGTGCCCGTGGCCGACATGGAGGCCCTGTACGCCTCGATGGCGGTCGAGGCGGGTCGTGGTTTTGATCTGTCGGTGGAGGCGCCGTTGCGTGCGGTGTTGTTCGATCTGCCGGGTGATGAGTTCGTGTTGTTGTTCGTGCTGCATCACATTGCCGGGGACGGGTGGTCGGTGGCGCCGTTGGCTGCTGATTTCTCGCAGGCGTATCGGGCGCGGGCCGAGGGGCGGGTTCCGGGCTGGGAGCCGTTGCCGGTGCAGTACGCCGACTACACGTTGTGGCAGCGTGAGGTCCTTGGCTGGGAGGAGGATCCGCAGAGCCCGATCGCCGCTCAGCTTGCGTACTGGCGTGAGCAGCTGGCGGGCGTGCCGCAGGAGTTGGCGTTGCCGGTGGATCGTTCGCGTCCGGTGGTGTCGAGTTACCGTGGTGACGCGGTGACGTTCACGGTGGATGCCGAGTTGTACCGGGGTCTGGGTGAGCTGGCGCGTCGGTCGCAGGCCAGTGTGTTCATGGTGGTCCAGGCCGGTCTGTCGATGCTGCTCAGCCGTCTGGGTGCGGGTGAGGACATCGTGCTGGGCACGGCTGTGGCCGGTCGTACGGATGAGGCGCTGGACCGGCTGATCGGTTTCTTCATCAACACTCTGGTGCTGCGTGCCGATCTGTCGGGTGATCCTGAGGTGGCCGAGCTGATCGGCCGGGTCCGGGAGAGCGACCTGGCGGCCTATGCCAACCAGGACGTGCCCTTCGAGCGGCTGGTGGAGGTCCTCAACCCGGACCGCTCCTTGGCCCGCCACCCCCTCTTCCAGACCATGCTGGTCTTCCAGAACGTCCCCGAGGCCGGCATCGACCTGCCCGGCATCGAGGCGACCAACTTCGAAGTCCCGGCCGACTCCTCGAAGTTCGACCTGTCCTTCGTGTTCGACGAGCGCCAGGAGGAAGGCAACGGAGAGACCGGCAGCACGCTGTTCGGCACGATCGAGTACAGCCTGGACCTGTTCGACCGGGCCACGGTCGAGGCGCTCGCCCAGCGGCTGCTGCTCGTGCTCAAGGCGATGGTCACCGACCCGACGGCCCGCATGAGCAGCATCGAGGTACTGGGTGAGGCGGAGCGTCACCGCGTCCTGGTGGAGTGGAACGAGACGGGGGCGGTGGTCGAGCCGGCCACGCTGCCCGGGTTGTTCGAGCGTCAGGTGGGTCTGACTCCGGATGCTGTGGCGTTGGTGTGCGGTGGTGTGGAGTTGTCGTATGCGGAGGTGAATGAGCGGGCGAATCGTCTGGCGCGGTTGCTGGTCGGGCGTGGTGTGGGTGCGGAGCGGTTTGTTGCTGTGGTGATGCCGCGGTCGGTGGAGCTGGTGGTGGCTCTGTTGGCGGTGGTGAAGGCCGGTGGTGCGTACGTGCCGGTTGATCCGGGGTATCCGGCTGAGCGGATGGCGTTCATGGTGGCTGATGCGGCGCCGGTGGTGGTGCTGACGTTGGACGGTGTGGACGTGGGTGACGTCGGTGGTGTCGACGTGGTGGTCGTGGATGATCCCGCGGTGGTGGGGCAGGTGGCGGGGCTGTCGGCGGCGGATGTCGTGGATGGTGAGCGGGGTGGGGCTCTCAGGGTGGAGCACCCGGCGTACGTCATCTACACGTCCGGTTCGACGGGTCGTCCCAAGGGTGTCGTCGTCACCCACCACGGCATCGCCCACATGGCCACCGCCTTGAGCGACGGGTTCGCGATCAAGGGGGACAGCCGTGTGCTGCAGATGGCCTCGCCCAGCTTCGACGCCGCGATCTCGGAGATCGGCGCCGCGTTCGTCAGCGGCGCGGCCCTCGTCCTGGCCTCGGCCGACGAACTCCTGCCCGGCCCCAGCCTCGTCCGCGTACTCGCGGACCAGAGGGTCACGCATGTGACTCTCACCCCGGCGGCGCTCGCCGCCCTGCCCTCCGACGGCATACCGGCTTCCACCACTCTCACCGTCGCCGGCGAGGCGATCGGCGAAGACGCCGTGGAGCGTTGGTCGGTGGGTCGTCGGATGGTGAATGCGTATGGGCCGACGGAGTCGACGGTGTGTGTGTCGATGAGTGGTCCGTTGGCTGGTGGTGGTGTGGTGCCGATCGGTCGTCCGGTGGTGGGGACGCGGGTGTTTGTGTTGGATGGTGGTTTGCGGCCGGTGGCTGTGGGTGTGGTGGGTGAGTTGTATGTGGCTGGTGCTGGTCTGGCTCGGGGGTATTGGGGTCGGGCTGGTCTGACGGCTGAGCGGTTTGTGGCGTGTCCGTTCGGTGGTCCGGGTGAGCGTATGTATCGCACGGGTGATCTGGTGCGGTGGTTGCCTGATGGGAATCTGGTGTTTGTGGGCCGGGTTGATGATCAGGTGAAGGTGCGTGGTTTCCGGATCGAGTTGGGTGAGGTCGAGTCGGCGTTGCTGGCTGCTCCTGGTGTGGGGCAGGCGGTGGTGGTGGTGCGTGAGGACCGGCCGGGGGACAAGCGGCTGGTGGGTTATGTGGTTGGTTCCGCCGGTGGTGTTGATGGTGGTGGGGTGCGTGCGTTTGTGGGTCGTTCGCTGCCGGGTTACATGGTGCCGTCGGCTGTGGTGGTGCTTGACGGGTTGCCGTTGACGCCGAATGGGAAGTTGGACCGGCGTGCGCTTCCGGTGCCGGATTTCTCGGCTGGTGGGTTGTCGGGTGGTGGGCGTGGGGTGCGTAGTCCGCAGGAGGAGATCCTGTGTGGTTTGTTTGCTGAGGTGTTGGGTCTGGATTCGGTGGGGGTGGAGGACAACTTCTTCGATCTGGGTGGGCATTCGTTGCTGGCGACGCGTTTGGTGTCGCGGGTGCGGTCTTCGTTCGGGGCGGAGTTGGCGATTCGGGCGTTGTTCGAGGCGCCTACGGTGGCGGAGCTGGCGGTGCGGTTGTCGGGTTCGCCGGGTGCGCGTCGGGCGTTGGGGGTGGTGGAGCGGCCGGGTGTGGTGCCGTTGTCCTTTGCTCAGCGCAGGTTGTGGTTCTTGAACCGGATGGAGCCGGAGTCGGCGGCGTACAACATTCCTGGTGCGCTGCGTTTGTCGGGTGTGGTGGATGTGGGGGTCGTTCGGGCTGCGCTGGCGGATGTGGTGGGTCGTCATGAGAGCCTGCGGACGGTCTTCGCCGAGGCCGGCGACGGTGAACCGTGCCAGGTGGTGGGTGATGTCCAGGTTGTGGTGCCGGTCGTCCGTGTCGGGGACGAGGGTGCGTTGAGGGCGGCTGTGGCGGTCGAGGCGGGTCGTGGTTTTGATCTGTCGGTGGAGGCGCCGTTGCGTGCGGTGTTGTTCGATCTGCCGGGTGATGAGTTCGTGTTGTTGTTCGTGCTGCATCACATTGCCGGGGACGGGTGGTCGGTGGCGCCGTTGGCTGCTGATTTCTCGCAGGCGTATCGGGCGCGGGCCGAGGGGCGGGCTCCGGGCTGGGAGCCGTTGCCGGTGCAGTACGCCGACTACACGTTGTGGCAGCGTGAGGTCCTTGGCCGGGAGGAGGATCCGCAGAGCCCGATCGCCGCTCAGCTTGCGTACTGGCGTGAGCAGCTGACCGGTGCGCCGCAGGAACTGGCACTTCCGGTCGACCGCTCACGTCCAGAGATCTCCACGTACCGTGGTGACGCAGTCCTCTTCACCGTGGATGCCGAGTTGTACCGGGGTCTGGGTGAGCTGGCACGTCGGTCGCAGGCCAGTGTGTTCATGGTGGTCCAGGCCGGTCTGTCGATGCTGCTCAGCCGTCTGGGTGCGGGTGAGGACATCGTGCTGGGCACGTCGGTCGCCGGACGCACCGATGAGGCGCTGGACCGGCTGATCGGTTTCTTCATCAACACTCTGGTGCTGCGCGCCGATCTGTCGGGTGATCCTGAGGTGGCCGAGCTGATCGGCCGGGTCCGGGAGAGCGACCTGGCGGCCTACGCCAACCAG
This region includes:
- a CDS encoding non-ribosomal peptide synthetase gives rise to the protein MPAEAIDLTAAQRGMWFAQRLDPDNAIYNIAEYVDIRGPLDRVAFVEALRQVLIEAEALRTTFEEHDGEPVQSVHPDPPAQVRTVDVSAEPDPEAAALDWMLADARTAVDPARDPLYLFALIDLGGKRLQWYYRAHHLVLDGFSGGLIATRVAEVYRELTGGQDPAPQQALGSLTELVAAETAYRASDRFAADREYWLDRFGDRPEPASLSGGQPTMPSSFHRRTGHLPDQVTDGLHRLARETNASWPVVTAAAIALYMAKMTNTTDVVLGLPVAARRSGTARRIPGMVSNVLPLRVPVPATGTVAELVEAAAEAMHGAVRHQHYRYEDLRRDLKLLGDDRRLVGPQVNFLMFDTDFSLPGCETVSHSLTVGPNDDMTFVVDGRPGRHGLAIDLHANGDVYEPGDVDRHGARFEHLLAELARSAPERSLGRIEVATPAERDSLVHGLNDTGRDLATLTALLEAQTTRTPEAEALAFDDETLTYRELHTRANRLAHRLIDLGIGPEDRVAVALNRSVDLVVALLATLKSGAAYVPVDPGHPRDRIEYVLDDAQPVAVLTTTGTAAHLPATDCPRLCLDDPGTRTDLDRYPGTDPTDRDRTTALRSSHPAYLIYTSGSTGRPKGVVVPHAGIFNRIQWMQGQYRLGGEDRILQKTPSGFDVSVWEFFWPLVEGATLVVARPDGHKDPGYLAEIIREQRISTLHFVPSMLQAFLARAPFVEPFPALRRVVCSGEALPRETQRQFFAALPEVELHNLYGPTEASVDVTAWSCAPDDEGDSVPIGAPVWNTRAYVLDAALRPVPAGVPGELYLSGVQLARGYLHRSALTGERFVADPFRDGERMYRTGDLARWRDDGNLIFLGRSDDQVKIRGFRVELGEIEAALSDLDEVTQAAVILRPDGPGGSQLVGYVTLRPGTEAHPAGLRRALVDRLPEYMIPAAVVVMTDLPTTANGKLDRRALPAPDYAGLTAKAAARNEAEEILCRAFAEVLGLETVGVTDNFFDLGGDSIVAMRLVSRARAHGLLLTAEDVFACKTVEALAPCATAIGTGGDDEAAPVGDVPATPIMEWLRDRGELIDRFGQFALVQTPAGVRADHLGTALRALRTHHDVLRARLDRSPSWRLHVPDAADAADPAEVVDVVQVADLDEEALAATIATHREAAAGRLRPDDGVMVQAVWFDAGSARPGRLLLVLHHLVVDGVSWRLLLDDLESAYRAVAAGRTPDLGARGTSFRGWALGLADEARSPRRVAELAAWTAQLARPAPLLPAGDRLDPGRDTVAQLVSLDTALEPHLTEPLLTTVPSRINGAVTDVLLTALMMAVPQWRGAGEPGDGRLTVALEGHGRVPISETHDLSRTVGWFTSLYPVTLGLDPAVARAANHGGAAADDALKQIKEQLRTVPGDGIGYGLLRHHNPDTAAELAERPGPDVGFNYLGRFDAAATDPHSWGLAPGEALGEITEPAMPAAYQLDINVMVRDGADGRRLITRWTWPKALITEEAATRLTDLWKRCLEALITSAEQSDKAVQTPSDLTLNTLSQNELDALEDELAREWEIAQ